The Nitrogeniibacter aestuarii genome has a window encoding:
- a CDS encoding DUF3579 domain-containing protein, whose protein sequence is MTNKIESFVIVGVTSANKKFRPSDWADRLCGIMSAFGADNRMMYSPYVRPSCTIEGHKSVIVDARLYDIEPLAYKFLINFANDNDLTIEPIAPDEAEA, encoded by the coding sequence GATCGAAAGCTTCGTCATCGTGGGCGTGACGAGCGCAAACAAGAAATTCAGACCCAGCGACTGGGCTGACCGCCTGTGCGGCATCATGTCCGCCTTCGGAGCCGACAACCGGATGATGTATTCGCCCTACGTGAGGCCAAGCTGCACGATTGAAGGGCACAAATCGGTCATTGTCGACGCCAGGCTCTACGACATCGAACCCCTCGCCTACAAATTCCTGATCAATTTCGCCAACGACAACGACCTGACGATCGAACCGATTGCACCGGACGAAGCCGAAGCTTGA
- the rpsT gene encoding 30S ribosomal protein S20, translating into MANSAQARKRARQASAQRDHNASLRSRLRTAIKNVRKAVEAGDQEAARNLFRASQKTIDIIADKKIIHKNAAARHKSRLSAAIKGMAA; encoded by the coding sequence ATGGCCAATTCGGCACAAGCCCGTAAGCGCGCTCGCCAGGCATCTGCTCAACGCGACCACAATGCGAGCCTGCGTTCGCGTCTGCGTACGGCGATCAAGAACGTGCGCAAGGCGGTTGAAGCTGGTGATCAGGAAGCGGCTCGCAACCTGTTCCGCGCTTCCCAGAAGACCATCGACATCATCGCTGACAAGAAGATCATTCACAAGAATGCTGCTGCGCGCCACAAGAGCCGCCTGTCTGCAGCTATCAAGGGAATGGCTGCCTGA
- the murJ gene encoding murein biosynthesis integral membrane protein MurJ encodes MNLLRALATVSGMTLLSRILGFVRDFVIAQSFGAGAATDAFFVAFRLPNLLRRMFAEGAFSQAFVPILAEYKNKQGDEAAHALINRVATLLGLVVLTISVLGALASPLIIYVSAPGFADEPEKFALTVELTRITFPYIFFMSLVALAGGVLNTWSRFAIPAFTPVLLNISFIGMALFAVPYFDPPVLALAWAVFIGGVLQLALQLRPLRQIGLLPRFDLHTKDPGVRRILKLMAPATLGVSVAQISLLINTIFASFLISGSVSWLYYADRLMEFPAGLLGVALGTILLPSLSKYHADANPEGFSDLLDWGLRLTLMLTLPAALALAVLSVPLISTLFNYGEFADADVFATQPALIAYSIGLTGMILVKVLAPGFYARQDIRTPVKIAIITLVATQLMNLAFIGPLKHAGLALSIGLAACLNAFMLFRGLRRIDIFRPRPGWGVFALKLCLALAALGAVLWLAKGDDAAWVNHPGLERALRLTGVVVAGAVTYFAVLFVLGFRPRDFSRRAA; translated from the coding sequence ATGAATCTGCTTCGCGCCCTGGCGACCGTCAGCGGCATGACCCTGCTCTCGCGCATCCTCGGCTTCGTTCGCGACTTCGTCATCGCGCAAAGCTTCGGCGCGGGCGCCGCCACCGACGCCTTCTTTGTGGCATTCCGGCTGCCCAACCTGCTGAGGCGGATGTTTGCCGAGGGCGCGTTTTCGCAAGCCTTTGTACCGATTCTTGCAGAATACAAGAACAAGCAGGGTGACGAAGCCGCTCATGCACTCATCAATCGGGTTGCGACCCTGCTCGGCCTCGTGGTGCTGACCATCTCAGTGCTCGGTGCGCTGGCATCCCCCCTCATCATCTATGTTTCCGCGCCGGGTTTTGCGGACGAGCCGGAAAAATTCGCGCTCACCGTCGAACTGACCCGAATCACCTTTCCTTACATCTTTTTCATGTCACTGGTCGCGCTGGCTGGCGGTGTACTCAATACCTGGAGCCGCTTTGCCATTCCCGCGTTCACGCCGGTGCTGCTCAACATCAGTTTCATCGGCATGGCGCTGTTCGCCGTGCCGTACTTCGACCCGCCGGTACTTGCGCTGGCCTGGGCCGTCTTCATCGGCGGTGTACTGCAACTGGCCTTGCAGTTGCGCCCGCTCCGGCAGATCGGCCTGTTGCCCCGCTTTGACCTCCATACCAAAGACCCCGGGGTGCGACGCATTCTGAAGCTCATGGCACCCGCCACCCTTGGGGTGTCAGTGGCGCAGATTTCACTGCTGATCAACACCATCTTTGCTTCTTTCCTGATCAGCGGAAGTGTGTCCTGGCTCTACTACGCTGATCGACTCATGGAGTTTCCTGCCGGCCTGCTCGGGGTCGCCCTTGGCACCATCCTGCTGCCCAGCCTGTCGAAATACCACGCCGACGCCAATCCGGAGGGGTTTTCCGACCTGCTCGACTGGGGCCTGCGCCTGACCCTGATGCTGACCCTGCCGGCCGCACTTGCGCTGGCTGTCCTTTCTGTTCCGCTGATTTCAACGCTGTTCAACTATGGTGAATTTGCCGACGCAGATGTATTTGCCACACAGCCGGCACTCATCGCCTACAGCATCGGCCTCACGGGCATGATTCTCGTGAAAGTGCTGGCCCCCGGGTTCTACGCGCGCCAGGACATTCGAACGCCCGTCAAGATCGCCATCATCACTCTCGTGGCGACGCAATTGATGAACCTTGCTTTCATTGGCCCGCTCAAGCACGCAGGTCTGGCCCTGTCGATCGGGCTGGCGGCGTGCCTGAACGCGTTCATGCTGTTTCGCGGCTTGCGCCGTATCGACATCTTCCGGCCGCGACCCGGCTGGGGTGTCTTTGCGCTCAAGCTCTGCCTCGCCCTGGCGGCACTCGGCGCCGTGCTGTGGCTGGCCAAGGGAGATGACGCCGCATGGGTCAATCATCCAGGTCTGGAGCGGGCGCTAAGACTGACCGGCGTGGTCGTCGCGGGCGCGGTGACCTACTTCGCCGTCCTGTTCGTGCTCGGTTTCCGCCCCCGGGATTTTTCGAGGCGTGCTGCCTAG
- a CDS encoding YbhB/YbcL family Raf kinase inhibitor-like protein: MKLSSNSMVNGQPISGKYAFGVPADEGHVSLSSNLNPHLAWADLPAGTKSLVLICHDKDVPSKGDDVNQEGKTVPPDLPRVDFFHWVLVDIDPSSGEIREGEYSSKVTAKGKSGPAATQGTRQGINDYTNWFAGDADMGGDYYGYDGPCPPWNDSIKHHYIFTLYATDLDSVPVEGRFTGQDVREAIAAHTLASASMTVTYSLNPDVPA; the protein is encoded by the coding sequence ATGAAGCTGAGCAGTAACAGCATGGTCAACGGTCAGCCGATCAGTGGGAAATACGCGTTCGGCGTCCCTGCCGACGAGGGTCACGTCTCGCTAAGCAGCAATCTCAACCCTCATCTTGCCTGGGCCGACCTGCCCGCCGGCACCAAGAGTCTGGTTCTGATCTGCCACGACAAGGATGTTCCGAGCAAGGGCGACGACGTCAACCAGGAGGGCAAGACAGTTCCGCCCGATCTCCCGCGAGTGGATTTCTTCCACTGGGTGCTGGTTGATATCGACCCGTCCAGCGGTGAAATCAGGGAAGGCGAGTATTCGAGCAAAGTCACCGCCAAGGGCAAATCCGGCCCCGCCGCGACCCAAGGCACTCGCCAGGGCATCAACGACTACACCAACTGGTTCGCTGGCGACGCCGACATGGGCGGAGACTACTACGGCTATGACGGCCCCTGCCCGCCGTGGAACGACAGCATCAAGCACCACTACATCTTTACGCTGTACGCAACCGACCTGGACTCGGTTCCGGTTGAGGGGCGCTTTACCGGCCAAGACGTTCGCGAGGCGATCGCCGCTCACACGCTGGCATCCGCCAGCATGACCGTCACCTACAGTCTCAATCCCGACGTGCCGGCCTGA
- a CDS encoding gamma-glutamyltransferase family protein: MRRKLCMVLLCVLFGTAWAQQATPELATGHTFKPAVKAARFMAVTANPHATDAAVSILRAGGSATDAAIAAALVLNVVEPQSSGIGGGGFLLHYARDSGLRTAYDGRERAPAAADEALFLRADGEPLGFFDAVVGGRSIGVPGLLKMLELAHGDSGRLPWRRLFEPAIRLAEAGFPVSERLHALLAADRFLRQDVAARRLFYTASGDALPVGGLLRNPSLARVLRAVADGGADVFYRGEIAKSIVDGVQAAANPGVLSLDDLANYEARRLPVLCGEYQGFEVCGMPPPSAGGGTVLEILGLLKRFRMQERAPGSPFAMHLFAESSRVAFADRDAWYGDPTTMTVTPADLLAPDYLQQRAQLINPAQAADGAVEPGLPQEARSVHARSPELPSTSHLSIVDAQGNAVAMTASIENAFGSRLLVSGFLLNNQLTDFSFRPRNERGLHPNRAGAGRQPRSSMAPTLVFDAQGDLYAALGSPGGSHIINYVAGTLVGLIDWGMPPDAVIALPHVSNRNGTTEVEDTPEGAALAEVLVGVFGHQVKLRDLTSGLHVIVRDGAGWLGAADSRREGTVGGE, from the coding sequence ATGAGACGCAAGCTATGCATGGTCCTGCTGTGTGTGTTGTTCGGCACCGCGTGGGCGCAACAGGCCACCCCGGAGCTGGCGACCGGGCATACGTTCAAGCCGGCGGTCAAGGCAGCCCGATTCATGGCGGTTACGGCGAATCCTCACGCCACAGACGCTGCCGTAAGCATTCTTCGCGCGGGTGGTTCAGCGACTGACGCTGCCATTGCGGCTGCACTGGTACTCAATGTGGTCGAGCCGCAATCATCCGGGATCGGTGGGGGTGGGTTCCTGCTTCACTATGCGCGTGATTCCGGTTTGCGTACCGCCTATGACGGCCGCGAGCGCGCGCCGGCGGCTGCCGACGAGGCGTTGTTTCTTCGCGCTGATGGCGAGCCATTGGGCTTTTTCGATGCGGTCGTCGGCGGGCGCTCGATCGGTGTGCCCGGTCTGCTGAAGATGTTGGAACTGGCACATGGCGACAGTGGGCGGTTGCCGTGGCGACGCTTGTTCGAGCCGGCGATCCGTTTGGCGGAAGCAGGTTTCCCGGTCTCGGAGCGCTTGCATGCCTTGCTCGCGGCTGATCGTTTCCTGCGTCAGGATGTGGCCGCACGGCGCCTCTTCTACACCGCGTCGGGCGATGCGCTTCCTGTCGGAGGTCTGCTGAGAAATCCATCGCTCGCACGGGTCTTGCGCGCAGTCGCGGATGGTGGTGCGGACGTGTTCTATCGTGGTGAAATTGCCAAGTCTATTGTCGATGGCGTTCAGGCAGCAGCCAATCCGGGTGTGCTGTCCCTTGATGATCTGGCGAACTACGAAGCAAGGCGGCTCCCGGTGCTGTGCGGCGAATACCAAGGCTTTGAAGTGTGCGGCATGCCGCCGCCCAGTGCCGGTGGTGGGACGGTGCTTGAAATTCTGGGTCTCTTGAAGCGATTCAGGATGCAGGAGCGGGCGCCCGGCTCGCCGTTTGCCATGCACCTGTTCGCCGAATCGAGCCGGGTGGCGTTTGCCGATCGTGATGCCTGGTACGGCGATCCGACGACCATGACGGTGACGCCGGCCGATCTGCTTGCACCAGACTACCTGCAGCAACGCGCACAGCTGATCAATCCCGCGCAAGCTGCCGACGGCGCGGTGGAACCCGGCTTGCCTCAGGAGGCTCGTTCAGTGCATGCCCGCTCGCCGGAATTGCCGTCCACCAGCCATCTGTCGATTGTGGACGCCCAGGGCAATGCCGTGGCGATGACCGCTTCGATCGAAAATGCCTTCGGCAGCCGTCTCCTGGTGTCCGGCTTTCTGCTCAACAATCAGCTGACGGATTTTTCCTTTCGGCCCCGCAACGAGCGGGGACTGCATCCGAACCGTGCGGGTGCGGGGCGTCAGCCGCGCAGTTCCATGGCGCCGACGCTGGTCTTCGATGCGCAAGGAGATCTCTACGCCGCATTGGGCTCGCCCGGTGGGAGCCACATCATCAACTATGTCGCAGGAACGCTGGTGGGCCTGATTGACTGGGGCATGCCGCCTGACGCGGTCATCGCCTTGCCCCATGTCAGCAATCGCAATGGCACGACCGAAGTGGAAGACACGCCAGAGGGTGCTGCGCTGGCCGAGGTCTTGGTCGGGGTGTTCGGGCATCAGGTCAAACTCAGGGATCTGACGAGTGGCCTGCACGTGATCGTGCGCGACGGGGCCGGGTGGCTCGGTGCCGCCGACTCGCGCCGCGAGGGTACGGTCGGCGGGGAGTGA
- a CDS encoding 6-phosphofructokinase yields the protein MKRRNLLYAQSGGVTAVINATAAGVIAAARAHPETIGRVYAARHGILGVLREELVDCTTFDDADCRALMARPGGAFGSCRFDLDPPEENPAQFDRLITVFSAHDIGYFLYNGGNGSMDTVMKLSAAARSRGYPLTCVGVPKTVDNDLLGTDCSPGFGSAAKYLATSMLEAGLDLKAMSSRRGRVFVMEVMGRNCGWLAASTVLARRVADDPPHLVLFPERSFDETAFLARVKACVERLGYCAITVAEGVRGKDGRLLIEQDEDAKGYIQLGGIGQFIARLIHTRLGYKHHWTVPDYLQRSAGHLVSATDRAQAEGVGWAAVQYAAAGRDNVMPGIVRRSDVPYRWQTAPVDLAGIANAERRVPDEFISECGFDITPAAITWLKPLVDGEVMPPFAGGVPDYRCPEAPAVIKKLADYTV from the coding sequence ATGAAGCGCAGGAACCTGTTGTATGCGCAGTCCGGTGGTGTCACGGCCGTCATCAATGCCACGGCAGCGGGCGTCATTGCCGCCGCACGGGCCCACCCGGAGACCATCGGGCGCGTGTATGCAGCGCGTCATGGCATTCTCGGTGTACTCCGGGAGGAGCTGGTCGATTGCACGACATTCGACGATGCCGACTGTCGTGCGCTCATGGCGCGCCCCGGCGGCGCGTTCGGGTCATGTCGCTTCGACCTCGATCCACCGGAGGAGAATCCGGCCCAGTTCGATCGGTTGATCACGGTCTTCTCTGCCCACGACATTGGTTACTTCCTCTACAACGGGGGCAACGGGTCGATGGATACGGTCATGAAGCTCTCCGCCGCCGCGCGCTCTCGCGGCTATCCGCTGACCTGTGTCGGTGTGCCCAAGACGGTGGACAACGATCTGCTGGGAACGGATTGCTCACCCGGCTTCGGATCGGCTGCCAAATACCTGGCGACTTCAATGCTTGAAGCCGGGCTCGATCTTAAGGCGATGTCGAGTCGGCGCGGGCGTGTCTTCGTGATGGAGGTCATGGGGCGCAATTGTGGCTGGCTGGCCGCATCGACGGTACTGGCGCGCCGTGTGGCCGATGATCCGCCCCATCTCGTTTTGTTCCCCGAGCGCAGCTTCGACGAAACGGCCTTCCTCGCCAGGGTGAAGGCCTGTGTCGAACGGCTCGGCTACTGCGCCATCACCGTGGCTGAAGGCGTTCGCGGAAAGGACGGGCGCTTGCTCATCGAGCAGGACGAAGATGCCAAGGGTTACATTCAGCTCGGGGGGATTGGTCAGTTCATTGCCCGACTCATCCATACCCGGCTGGGTTACAAGCACCACTGGACCGTGCCGGATTACCTGCAACGCTCGGCCGGCCATCTGGTGTCGGCGACGGATCGTGCGCAAGCTGAAGGTGTCGGATGGGCTGCGGTGCAGTATGCGGCGGCGGGGCGCGACAATGTCATGCCGGGCATTGTTCGCCGAAGTGATGTGCCTTACCGCTGGCAGACTGCGCCGGTCGATCTGGCGGGTATCGCTAACGCCGAGCGCCGCGTGCCGGACGAGTTCATCTCCGAGTGTGGATTCGATATCACCCCGGCGGCAATCACGTGGTTGAAACCCCTGGTCGACGGGGAGGTGATGCCGCCATTTGCGGGGGGGGTGCCGGACTATCGTTGTCCGGAAGCCCCTGCGGTGATCAAGAAGCTGGCCGACTACACCGTATGA
- the adk gene encoding adenylate kinase: protein MRLILLGPPGAGKGTQANFIKEKFGIPQISTGDMLRAAVKAGTPLGIEAKKVMDAGGLVSDDIIIGLVKERLQQDDCKAGYMFDGFPRTIPQADALKDSGVAVDVVLQIDVPDSEIIERMSGRRAHVASGRTYHIKYNPPKVEGKDDVTGEDLIQRDDDKEETVRKRLEVYHAQTKPLLDYYQSWAATGEAAAPRVEIISGLGSVDEITARAFAALS, encoded by the coding sequence ATGCGTTTAATCCTGTTGGGACCGCCGGGAGCGGGCAAGGGGACCCAAGCCAACTTTATCAAGGAGAAATTCGGTATTCCGCAAATCTCCACCGGGGACATGCTGCGTGCTGCCGTCAAGGCCGGGACGCCCCTCGGTATCGAAGCCAAGAAAGTCATGGACGCCGGTGGTCTGGTGTCCGACGACATCATCATCGGTCTGGTCAAGGAGCGTCTGCAGCAGGACGACTGCAAGGCCGGCTACATGTTCGATGGCTTCCCGCGCACGATTCCCCAAGCGGATGCACTGAAGGATTCCGGCGTCGCTGTCGACGTCGTGCTCCAGATCGATGTGCCCGATTCGGAAATCATCGAGCGCATGAGCGGTCGTCGCGCTCACGTGGCCTCGGGTCGTACGTACCATATCAAGTACAACCCGCCGAAGGTCGAAGGCAAGGACGACGTCACCGGTGAAGACCTCATCCAGCGTGACGACGACAAGGAAGAGACGGTGCGCAAGCGTCTGGAGGTGTATCACGCCCAGACCAAGCCGCTGCTCGACTACTACCAGTCCTGGGCAGCGACGGGTGAGGCCGCGGCACCGCGCGTCGAAATCATCTCCGGCCTGGGTTCGGTCGACGAAATTACAGCCCGTGCATTTGCTGCCTTGAGCTGA
- the kdsB gene encoding 3-deoxy-manno-octulosonate cytidylyltransferase yields the protein MSAFKLVIPARYASSRLPGKPLADIAGKPMIVRVLERVAGSGADETWVATDHDGVAHAVTSAGGQVSMTRADHPTGTDRLAEVVEQRGWADESIVVNVQGDEPLIDVALVRGVAEALAADPDAAIATAAHPIDSADDVFNPNVVKVVTDAASRAMYFSRAPIPWARDAYAQNRDAIPAGLGVLRHIGIYAYRAGFLRRYTSMAPAPVEQWEALEQLRAMWHGERIHVLTVALPPAPGVDTPEDLERVSRMFDREGLSE from the coding sequence GTGAGCGCTTTCAAGCTGGTCATTCCGGCGCGCTACGCGTCGAGCCGTCTGCCGGGAAAACCGCTGGCCGACATCGCCGGCAAGCCCATGATCGTGCGCGTGCTCGAGCGTGTGGCCGGTTCTGGCGCTGACGAGACCTGGGTCGCCACCGACCATGATGGCGTGGCGCATGCAGTCACCTCGGCCGGTGGTCAGGTGTCGATGACGCGCGCAGACCATCCCACTGGTACCGATCGTCTTGCCGAGGTGGTCGAACAGCGCGGCTGGGCGGATGAGAGCATCGTGGTGAACGTTCAGGGTGACGAGCCGCTCATTGATGTGGCGCTTGTGCGGGGGGTGGCCGAGGCACTGGCCGCCGATCCTGACGCCGCGATTGCCACCGCGGCACATCCGATCGATTCGGCTGACGATGTTTTCAATCCGAACGTGGTCAAGGTGGTGACCGATGCAGCCAGTCGGGCGATGTATTTCTCGCGTGCGCCCATCCCGTGGGCGCGTGACGCATATGCCCAGAATCGTGACGCCATCCCTGCCGGGCTTGGGGTGCTGCGTCATATCGGCATTTACGCCTACCGGGCTGGCTTTCTGCGTCGCTATACCTCAATGGCGCCTGCTCCCGTCGAACAGTGGGAGGCGCTCGAGCAGCTGCGGGCCATGTGGCATGGCGAACGGATTCATGTCCTCACGGTGGCACTTCCGCCGGCGCCGGGGGTGGATACTCCGGAAGACCTCGAGCGGGTCAGCCGGATGTTTGACCGTGAGGGGCTTTCCGAGTAA
- a CDS encoding Trm112 family protein — protein MDAKLLEILVCPVCKGALEYRKAEQELVCQPCRLAYPIRDDIPVMLEDEARELDASEGEDA, from the coding sequence ATGGACGCCAAGCTGCTTGAAATTCTCGTCTGCCCTGTTTGCAAGGGCGCTCTTGAGTACCGCAAGGCCGAACAGGAGTTGGTCTGCCAACCGTGTCGTCTGGCCTATCCGATTCGCGACGACATTCCCGTGATGCTGGAGGATGAAGCGCGCGAGCTGGATGCGTCTGAAGGCGAGGACGCGTGA
- the lpxK gene encoding tetraacyldisaccharide 4'-kinase → MAANRPAFWQQRSGWALLLWPVSLVFLLLSGLRRLCYRLGVLKSRRSPVPVVVVGNIAVGGSGKTPVVVWLASALEARGWSPGIVSRGYGRKDDAIRIVASGDTPASVGDEPRLLAQLTGVPVVVGADRAEAIRHLLAACPAVDVVISDDGLQHLAMARDAQVVVVDEQVLGNGWLLPAGPLREPVARLGEASVLVVHGRVSDKLMARLPDVPQVSMTLDGTHFEAISNRAERRLAADFAGRRVHAVAGIGRPERFFDQLCAMGLDVVPHPFPDHHEYVPEDLAFEPGEPILLTEKDAVKCAPFAPADTWVFPVSARISEAALQPILDSLDRHGRQAA, encoded by the coding sequence GTGGCGGCGAACAGGCCGGCGTTCTGGCAGCAGCGTTCCGGTTGGGCCCTGCTGCTGTGGCCGGTCTCCCTCGTTTTTCTCTTGCTCTCAGGCCTCAGGCGCCTGTGCTATCGGCTGGGCGTGCTCAAGTCTCGGCGCTCGCCGGTGCCTGTCGTCGTCGTTGGCAATATTGCGGTTGGCGGCAGTGGCAAAACCCCGGTGGTGGTGTGGCTGGCGAGCGCGCTCGAAGCGCGTGGCTGGTCGCCGGGCATCGTCAGTCGAGGCTATGGCCGCAAGGACGACGCCATCCGCATCGTGGCATCGGGGGACACGCCCGCGTCGGTCGGTGATGAACCGCGCTTGCTCGCACAGCTGACCGGCGTGCCCGTGGTCGTTGGCGCTGATCGGGCCGAAGCGATTCGGCACCTCCTGGCGGCGTGTCCAGCGGTCGATGTGGTCATCAGCGACGACGGCCTGCAACACCTGGCCATGGCACGTGATGCTCAAGTGGTGGTGGTGGACGAACAGGTGCTCGGCAATGGCTGGCTCTTGCCCGCCGGGCCCTTGCGTGAGCCGGTCGCCCGCCTTGGAGAGGCTTCGGTACTGGTGGTGCACGGAAGGGTGTCCGACAAGCTGATGGCGCGACTGCCTGATGTGCCACAGGTGTCGATGACGCTCGATGGAACGCATTTCGAAGCAATCTCCAACCGTGCCGAGCGGCGTTTGGCCGCCGATTTTGCGGGGCGTCGCGTGCATGCCGTGGCAGGCATCGGCCGGCCCGAGCGTTTCTTCGACCAGTTGTGCGCGATGGGGCTGGACGTCGTCCCGCACCCGTTCCCTGATCATCATGAGTATGTGCCTGAAGATCTGGCCTTCGAGCCGGGCGAACCGATCCTGCTCACGGAGAAGGATGCGGTAAAATGTGCGCCGTTCGCGCCGGCCGACACTTGGGTGTTTCCGGTCAGCGCCCGAATTTCCGAGGCTGCGCTGCAGCCCATTCTCGACTCACTGGATCGCCATGGACGCCAAGCTGCTTGA
- a CDS encoding ExbD/TolR family protein, whose protein sequence is MRFQTNRRQEEPEINLIPLIDVLLVIIIFLMLTTTYARFAGMELTLPSAAAEEVDGQPNELNVAVTAEGDVLVNRVPVVGGDVDSIAAALGRAVPANTPEPLVIINADAKSAHQRTIDVLQAAQRVGLAKITFATRNDE, encoded by the coding sequence ATGCGCTTCCAGACCAACCGGCGCCAGGAAGAGCCGGAAATCAATCTGATTCCGCTCATCGATGTGCTGCTGGTGATCATCATTTTCCTGATGCTCACCACCACCTATGCGCGATTCGCCGGCATGGAACTCACACTGCCGAGTGCGGCAGCTGAAGAAGTGGACGGCCAGCCCAACGAGTTGAACGTTGCCGTGACCGCCGAGGGCGATGTGCTGGTCAATCGAGTGCCGGTGGTCGGGGGGGATGTGGACAGCATCGCGGCGGCGCTCGGCCGTGCCGTGCCGGCCAATACGCCGGAGCCGCTGGTCATCATCAACGCGGATGCCAAATCGGCCCACCAGCGGACCATCGATGTGTTGCAGGCAGCGCAGCGGGTCGGGCTGGCCAAGATCACCTTCGCGACCCGCAACGACGAGTAA
- a CDS encoding MotA/TolQ/ExbB proton channel family protein, producing MFEIIKAAGWPIWPLLFASVIAVALIIERSITLRRSKIVPSGLLEKIVADLRRHGVSADMIQRVQAHSPLGQVLAAGLRNVKSPREVMKESIEEAGRAVVHDLERFLTTLGTIASISPLMGLFGTIVGMIEIFGSQTPGGANPQQLAHGISVALYNTGFGLIIAIPAMIFWRHFRALVNTFVLDMEQQAIKLVEVVHGERRG from the coding sequence GTGTTCGAGATCATCAAGGCGGCCGGTTGGCCCATCTGGCCGCTGCTGTTTGCATCTGTCATCGCCGTAGCCCTCATTATCGAGCGCTCCATCACTCTCCGACGCAGCAAGATCGTCCCCAGCGGACTGCTCGAAAAAATTGTTGCCGATCTGCGCCGCCATGGGGTCAGCGCGGACATGATTCAGCGTGTCCAGGCGCACTCGCCTCTGGGACAGGTGCTGGCGGCGGGCCTGCGCAACGTGAAAAGCCCGCGGGAAGTGATGAAGGAATCCATCGAGGAAGCCGGTCGTGCCGTGGTGCATGACCTTGAGCGTTTCCTGACGACGCTGGGCACCATTGCTTCGATCAGCCCGCTCATGGGGCTGTTCGGCACCATCGTGGGCATGATCGAGATCTTCGGGTCTCAGACGCCGGGTGGGGCAAACCCGCAACAGTTGGCCCACGGTATTTCCGTGGCCCTCTACAACACCGGGTTCGGTCTGATCATTGCCATTCCGGCGATGATCTTCTGGCGCCACTTCCGCGCGCTGGTCAACACCTTCGTGCTCGACATGGAGCAGCAGGCGATCAAGCTCGTGGAAGTCGTCCACGGCGAGCGTCGCGGGTAA